In Prunus dulcis chromosome 1, ALMONDv2, whole genome shotgun sequence, the following are encoded in one genomic region:
- the LOC117627006 gene encoding folate synthesis bifunctional protein, mitochondrial-like, which translates to MNICKNLMPTMRQLDGFTKYCRASYFAFIHSSPNFSVEVHAPDQEVVIALGSNVGDRLHNFNEALQLMRKSGIHITRHGCLYETAPAYVTDQPNFLNSAVRAVTQLGPHELLGALKKIEKEMGRTDGIRYGPRPIDLDILFYGKLRVSSEILTVPHERIWERPFVIAPLMDLLGSTIDSDTVACWHSFSMHSGGLFDAWEKLGGETLTGKEGLKRVLPIGKGLWDWSTKTSVMGILNLTPDSFSDGGKFQSVEAAISQVRSMISEGADMIDIGAQSTRPMASRISVQQELDRLIPVLEAVVGMPEAEGKIISVDTFYSEVAAEAVSKGAHIVNDVSAGLLDSNMFRVVAGLKVPYIAMHMRGDPSTMQNSENLKYDNVCKQVASELYSRVREAELIGIPAWRMIIDPGIGFSKNCDHNLDVLMGLPNIQAEIGSESLAMSHAPILIGPSRKKFLGEICSRTAGTERDPATVASVTAAVLGGANIVRVHNVRDNVDAVKVCDAMLRQRKSVSPS; encoded by the exons ATGAATATATGCAAGAACCTTATGCCCACCATGAGGCAATTGGATGGTTTCACAAAGTATTGTCGAG CATCATATTTTGCCTTCATACATTCGTCCCCAAACTTCTCAGTAGAAGTTCATGCTCCAGATCAGGAAGTAGTGATTGCTTTAGGAAGCAATGTGGGTGACAGACTGCATAATTTCAATGAAGCTTTGCAGTTAATGAGAAAATCAGGCATACACATCACAAGACATGGTTGTTTATATGAGACAGCACCAGCCTATGTGACTGATCAGCCTAATTTTCTCAACTCTGCTGTTAGAGCTGTTACACAACTTGGGCCTCATGAGTTATTAGGAGCActgaagaaaattgaaaaagaaatgggtCGTACTGACGGTATAAGGTATGGTCCCAGGCCAATTGACTTGGATATATTGTTCTATGGAAAGTTAAGAGTCAGTTCTGAGATTCTTACAGTCCCCCatgaaagaatttgggaaagACCGTTTGTAATAGCCCCACTAATGGATTTACTGGGGTCAACTATTGACAGTGATACAGTTGCTTGTTGGCATTCTTTCTCAATGCATTCTGGTGGGCTTTTTGATGCCTGGGAGAAATTGGGTGGTGAAACACTCACTGGAAAGGAAGGCCTGAAGAGGGTTTTGCCCATTGGAAAAGGCTTGTGGGACTGGTCAACTAAAACTTCAGTCATGGGTATCCTTAATCTGACCCCAGATAGTTTTAGCGATGGAGGAAAGTTTCAGTCTGTGGAGGCAGCAATTTCTCAAGTTCGCTCAATGATTTCAGAAGGGGCAGATATGATTGATATTGGTGCACAGTCTACAAGGCCAATGGCTTCTAGGATTTCAGTTCAACAAGAATTGGATAGACTAATCCCTGTTTTAGAGGCAGTTGTTGGGATGCCTGAAGCAGAGGGAAAGATTATATCTGTGGATACATTTTATTCAGAAGTTGCTGCAGAAGCAGTAAGCAAAGGGGCACATATTGTGAATGATGTATCTGCTGGGCTGTTGGACTCAAACATGTTTAGGGTTGTTGCAGGCCTTAAGGTTCCCTACATAGCAATGCACATGAGGGGGGATCCATCTACAATGCAGAATAGTGAGAACCTGAAATATGATAATGTTTGTAAGCAGGTTGCCTCTGAGTTATACTCGAGGGTGAGAGAAGCAGAATTAATAGGCATCCCAGCTTGGAGGATGATAATTGACCCTGGAATTGGATTTTCAAAGAACTGTGATCACAATTTGGACGTCTTGATGGGATTACCAAATATTCAAGCAGAGATTGGGAGCGAAAGTTTGGCCATGTCTCATGCACCTATACTGATTGGACCTTCCAGAAAGAAATTTTTAGGTGAAATTTGTAGTCGCACCGCTGGAACTGAGAGAGATCCTGCTACTGTTGCTTCTGTCACTGCTGCAGTTCTGGGCGGAGCAAATATTGTAAGAGTACATAATGTAAGAGATAATGTAGATGCTGTGAAGGTATGCGATGCAATGCTGAGACAGAGGAAATCTGTTTCTCcaagttaa
- the LOC117627014 gene encoding patatin-like phospholipase domain-containing protein 2 — MMMLFNRKPRGASPSSSPVMASFSALFQPQLHPFPNPNLIHRYTIPLRTQTLSTSSVPHSTPNSETNQTSSPSSAPPPQSPEPPSPKKSFAVATGELFLGLASRIIKRPNGGPDGKAASSVAMFESSGKNYLDERIGKVMEDEIEPDVVWEQRVKDVEAEKERRVVTSPGFSFSAAGLLFPYHLGAAQFLIQNGYIKETTPLAGSSAGAIVCAVIASGASMEEALQATKILAEDCRNRGTAFRLGAVLRDVLQKFLPDDAHIRSNGRVRVAVTQLLWRPRGLLVDQFDSKEDLIDAVFTSSFIPGYLAPRPATMFRNRLCIDGGLTLFMPPTSAAQTVRVCAFPASRLGLQGIGISPDCNPDDRATPRQLFNWALEPGEDDVLDRLFELGYQDAAVWAKDNPVGEIVEDDTYLVGSGIDQ, encoded by the exons ATGATGATGCTTTTCAACAGGAAGCCAAGAGGAGCCTCCCCTTCATCTTCTCCAGTCATGGCTTCTTTCTCGGCTCTCTTCCAACCCCAACTCCACCCCTTCCCTAACCCTAATCTCATCCACAGGTACACCATTCCTCTGCGCACCCAAACCTTAAGCACCTCCTCCGTCCCTCACTCAACCCCCAACTCCGAGACCAACCAAACTTCCTCCCCCTCCTCGGCCCCGCCTCCTCAATCTCCAGAACCTCCTTCTCCTAAGAAGTCCTTCGCTGTGGCCACGGGCGAGCTCTTCTTGGGTTTGGCGTCTAGGATTATCAAGCGGCCCAATGGAGGCCCAGACGGCAAGGCGGCCTCGTCGGTCGCCATGTTTGAGAGCTCTGGGAAGAATTACTTGGACGAGAGAATTGGCAAGGTGATGGAGGATGAGATTGAGCCAGATGTTGTTTGGGAGCAGCGCGTTAAGGATGTGGAGGCTGAGAAAGAACGGCGTGTGGTTACTAGTCCCGGCTTTAGTTTTTCTGCTGCGGGGCTTCTTTTCCCTTATCATCTAGGCGCTGCTCAGTTCCTTATTCAAAATGGTTATATCAAG GAAACCACACCATTAGCCGGTTCCTCTGCAGGTGCCATTGTCTGTGCTGTGATTGCCTCTGGAGCCAGCATGGAAGAGGCCTTACAAGCTACCAAAATACTGGCTGAAGATTGCCGGAACAGAGGGACTGCATTTCGACTTGGG GCTGTTCTCCGAGATGTTCTTCAAAAGTTTTTGCCTGATGATGCTCATATTAGGTCTAATGGGAGGGTTCGAG TTGCAGTAACACAGCTTCTATGGAGACCGAGGGGTTTATTGGTGGATCAGTTTGACTCTAAGGAGGATCTCATTGATGCAGTTTTTACTTCTTCCTTTATTCCAGG ATATCTTGCACCAAGACCAGCAACGATGTTCCGGAATCGGCTTTGCATTGATGGGGGCTTGACATTATTTATGCCACCAACATCTGCAGCACAGACG GTACGTGTTTGTGCTTTCCCTGCCAGTCGATTAGGATTGCAAGGAATTGGGATCAGTCCAGACTGTAATCCTGATGATAGGGCCACCCCTCGACAG CTTTTCAATTGGGCACTTGAGCCAGGAGAAGATGATGTTCTTGATCGGCTCTTTGAGCTTGGATATCAAGATGCAGCTGTATGGGCTAAGGACAACCCGGTTGGTGAAATAGTTGAAGACGACACTTACTTGGTTGGTAGTGGCATAGATCAGTAG
- the LOC117631921 gene encoding vacuolar protein sorting-associated protein 52 A isoform X2: MAHVATNKEGHSYDENNDAQKMVFDLGAFVGDLTVEEDASSDDISLEGLQQELEECKNDDVVANILSKGTKLREYTKGVENNIRQVELDSIQDYIKESDNLVSLHDQIRDCDSILSQMETLLSGFQAEIGSISSDIKILQEKSMDMGLKLKNRKMTESKLAKFVEDIIVPPKMVDIIVDGEVNDEYMRTLEILSKKLKFVEVDLMVKTSKALKDVQPELEKLRQKAVSKVFDFIVQKLYALRKPKTNIQILQQNVLLKYKYVVSFLKEHGKEVYIEVRGAYIDTMNKVLSAHFRAYIQALEKLQLDIATSSDLIGVETRNTSLFSRGREPLKNRSAVFALGERRKILKEIEEPALIPHIAEASSMKYPYEVLFRSLHKLLMDTATSEYHFCDDFFGEESIFYDIFAGPFSVIDEHFNSILPNCYDAIGVMLMIRIIHQHQLIMSRRRIPCLDSYLDKVNIALWPRFKMVFDLHLNSLRTANVKTLWEDDVHPHYVMRRYAEFTASLIHLNVEYGDGQLELNLERLRMAIDDLLIKLAKSFPRPKLQTVFLINNYDMTIAVLKEELLLEHFSDLIKFVKTRASEDPSASSEKPITVAEVEPLVKDFGSRWKAAIELMHKDVITSFSNFLCGMEILRAALTQLLLYYTRLSDSIKRIVGGSALNKDLVSISSIMYEIRKYSRTF; this comes from the exons ATGGCTCATGTTGCAACCAATAAAGAG GGTCACTCTTATGATGAGAATAATGATGCTCAGAAAATGGTTTTTGATTTGGGTGCGTTTGTTGGGGACTTGACTGTTGAGGAGGATGCAAGCAG TGATGATATATCGTTAGAAGGACTACAACAAGAACTGGAAGAATGTAAAAATGATGAT GTAGTTGCGAACATATTGTCTAAAGGTACGAAACTTCGGGAGTATACAAAGGGGGTTGAGAACAACATACGGCAAGTTGAATTGGACTCGATTCAG GATTATATTAAAGAAAGTGATAATCTAGTTTCTCTTCATGATCAAATTCGTGATTGTGACAGCATCTTGTCACAGATGGAAACTCTTCTCAGTGGATTTCAG GCAGAGATTGGTTCAATAAGTTCAGACATCAAAATTCTCCAGGAGAAGTCTATGGATATGGGTTTGAAGCTGAAGAATCGCAAG ATGACAGAGTCAAAATTGGCAAAGTTTGTTGAAGACATTATAGTCCCGCCAAAGATGGTAGACATAATTGTCGATGGCGAG GTGAATGATGAATATATGAGAACTTTAGAGATTCTTAGTAAGAAGCTCAAGTTCGTAGAAGTGGATCTTATGGTTAAAACTTCAAAAGCTCTAAAAGATGTTCAGCCCGAGCTTGAAAAACTTCGACAGAAAGCAGTTTCCAAG GTGTTTGACTTCATTGTTCAGAAGCTTTATGCGTtgagaaaaccaaaaacaaatattcaGATCCTTCAACAGAATGTTCTTTTGAAGTACAA GTATGTTGTTTCCTTCCTGAAGGAACATGGCAAGGAGGTATATATTGAGGTTCGTGGAGCATACATTGACACAATGAACAAG GTCCTAAGTGCACATTTCCGCGCTTATATTCAGGCACTTGAGAAACTACAGTTGGATATTGCAACATCTAGTGATTTAATTGGTGTTGAGACAAGAAACACTAGTCTCTTTTCAAGAGGAAGGGAACCACTGAAGAACCGGTCTGCTGTCTTTGCTCTTGGAGAGAGGAGAAAAATTTTAAAg gAAATTGAGGAACCTGCATTGATTCCACATATAGCTGAAGCAAGCTCCATGAAGTATCCATACGAGGTCCTCTTCAGGAGCTTGCACAAGCTGCTTATGGATACTGCTACTTCTGA GTATCATTTCTGTGATGATTTCTTTGGTGAAGAATCCATATTTTATGACATTTTTGCGG GCCCATTTTCTGTAATTGATGAACACTTCAACTCAATACTTCCAAATTGTTATGATGCTATTGGTGTGATGCTTATGATTCGTATAATACACCAGCACCAG CTTATTATGTCTCGGCGGCGTATTCCATGCTTGGATTCATACTTGGACAAG GTCAATATCGCTCTATGGCCTCGTTTTAAGATGGTGTTTGACCTGCATTTAAACAGCTTGCGTACTGCAAATGTAAAGACATTGTGGGAAGATGATGTTCATCCTCACTATGTCATGAGGCGTTATGCTGAATTCACAGCTTCACTTATCCACCTGAATGTGGAATATGGAGATGGGCAG CTTGAATTAAATTTGGAACGACTGAGAATGGCTATTGACGACTTGCTTATCAAGCTTGCTAAATCATTTCCAAGGCCAAAGCTACAAACCGTGTTTCTGATAAACAACTATGATATGACAATTGCTGTATTAAAG GAAGAACTACTACTAGAGCACTTTAGTGATTTAATCAAGTTTGTTAAAACCCGAGCCT CGGAGGATCCAAGTGCTAGTTCTGAGAAGCCTATAACTGTTGCGGAGGTTGAGCCGCTTGTGAAGGACTTTGGAAGTAGATGGAAAGCTGCAATCGAACTGATGCACAAAGATGTCATAACTTCTTTCAGCAACTTCTTGTGTGGTATGGAGATCTTGAGGGCGGCATTGACTCAGCTGTTGCTTTATTATACTAGGCTCTCAGATTCCATAAAGAGGATTGTTGGTGGGTCTGCACTTAACAAGGATCTAGTGTCGATATCTTCAATCATGTATGAAATTAGGAAATACTCAAGGACTTTCTAA
- the LOC117631921 gene encoding vacuolar protein sorting-associated protein 52 A isoform X1, whose translation MAHVATNKEGHSYDENNDAQKMVFDLGAFVGDLTVEEDASSDDISLEGLQQELEECKNDDVVANILSKGTKLREYTKGVENNIRQVELDSIQDYIKESDNLVSLHDQIRDCDSILSQMETLLSGFQAEIGSISSDIKILQEKSMDMGLKLKNRKMTESKLAKFVEDIIVPPKMVDIIVDGEVNDEYMRTLEILSKKLKFVEVDLMVKTSKALKDVQPELEKLRQKAVSKVFDFIVQKLYALRKPKTNIQILQQNVLLKYKYVVSFLKEHGKEVYIEVRGAYIDTMNKVLSAHFRAYIQALEKLQLDIATSSDLIGVETRNTSLFSRGREPLKNRSAVFALGERRKILKEIEEPALIPHIAEASSMKYPYEVLFRSLHKLLMDTATSEYHFCDDFFGEESIFYDIFAGPFSVIDEHFNSILPNCYDAIGVMLMIRIIHQHQLIMSRRRIPCLDSYLDKVNIALWPRFKMVFDLHLNSLRTANVKTLWEDDVHPHYVMRRYAEFTASLIHLNVEYGDGQLELNLERLRMAIDDLLIKLAKSFPRPKLQTVFLINNYDMTIAVLKEADPEGGKIQMHFEELLKSNTALFVEELLLEHFSDLIKFVKTRASEDPSASSEKPITVAEVEPLVKDFGSRWKAAIELMHKDVITSFSNFLCGMEILRAALTQLLLYYTRLSDSIKRIVGGSALNKDLVSISSIMYEIRKYSRTF comes from the exons ATGGCTCATGTTGCAACCAATAAAGAG GGTCACTCTTATGATGAGAATAATGATGCTCAGAAAATGGTTTTTGATTTGGGTGCGTTTGTTGGGGACTTGACTGTTGAGGAGGATGCAAGCAG TGATGATATATCGTTAGAAGGACTACAACAAGAACTGGAAGAATGTAAAAATGATGAT GTAGTTGCGAACATATTGTCTAAAGGTACGAAACTTCGGGAGTATACAAAGGGGGTTGAGAACAACATACGGCAAGTTGAATTGGACTCGATTCAG GATTATATTAAAGAAAGTGATAATCTAGTTTCTCTTCATGATCAAATTCGTGATTGTGACAGCATCTTGTCACAGATGGAAACTCTTCTCAGTGGATTTCAG GCAGAGATTGGTTCAATAAGTTCAGACATCAAAATTCTCCAGGAGAAGTCTATGGATATGGGTTTGAAGCTGAAGAATCGCAAG ATGACAGAGTCAAAATTGGCAAAGTTTGTTGAAGACATTATAGTCCCGCCAAAGATGGTAGACATAATTGTCGATGGCGAG GTGAATGATGAATATATGAGAACTTTAGAGATTCTTAGTAAGAAGCTCAAGTTCGTAGAAGTGGATCTTATGGTTAAAACTTCAAAAGCTCTAAAAGATGTTCAGCCCGAGCTTGAAAAACTTCGACAGAAAGCAGTTTCCAAG GTGTTTGACTTCATTGTTCAGAAGCTTTATGCGTtgagaaaaccaaaaacaaatattcaGATCCTTCAACAGAATGTTCTTTTGAAGTACAA GTATGTTGTTTCCTTCCTGAAGGAACATGGCAAGGAGGTATATATTGAGGTTCGTGGAGCATACATTGACACAATGAACAAG GTCCTAAGTGCACATTTCCGCGCTTATATTCAGGCACTTGAGAAACTACAGTTGGATATTGCAACATCTAGTGATTTAATTGGTGTTGAGACAAGAAACACTAGTCTCTTTTCAAGAGGAAGGGAACCACTGAAGAACCGGTCTGCTGTCTTTGCTCTTGGAGAGAGGAGAAAAATTTTAAAg gAAATTGAGGAACCTGCATTGATTCCACATATAGCTGAAGCAAGCTCCATGAAGTATCCATACGAGGTCCTCTTCAGGAGCTTGCACAAGCTGCTTATGGATACTGCTACTTCTGA GTATCATTTCTGTGATGATTTCTTTGGTGAAGAATCCATATTTTATGACATTTTTGCGG GCCCATTTTCTGTAATTGATGAACACTTCAACTCAATACTTCCAAATTGTTATGATGCTATTGGTGTGATGCTTATGATTCGTATAATACACCAGCACCAG CTTATTATGTCTCGGCGGCGTATTCCATGCTTGGATTCATACTTGGACAAG GTCAATATCGCTCTATGGCCTCGTTTTAAGATGGTGTTTGACCTGCATTTAAACAGCTTGCGTACTGCAAATGTAAAGACATTGTGGGAAGATGATGTTCATCCTCACTATGTCATGAGGCGTTATGCTGAATTCACAGCTTCACTTATCCACCTGAATGTGGAATATGGAGATGGGCAG CTTGAATTAAATTTGGAACGACTGAGAATGGCTATTGACGACTTGCTTATCAAGCTTGCTAAATCATTTCCAAGGCCAAAGCTACAAACCGTGTTTCTGATAAACAACTATGATATGACAATTGCTGTATTAAAG GAGGCTGATCCAGAAGGTGGTAAAATTCAAATGCACTTTGAGGAACTTCTCAAAAGCAACACAGCATTATTTGTT GAAGAACTACTACTAGAGCACTTTAGTGATTTAATCAAGTTTGTTAAAACCCGAGCCT CGGAGGATCCAAGTGCTAGTTCTGAGAAGCCTATAACTGTTGCGGAGGTTGAGCCGCTTGTGAAGGACTTTGGAAGTAGATGGAAAGCTGCAATCGAACTGATGCACAAAGATGTCATAACTTCTTTCAGCAACTTCTTGTGTGGTATGGAGATCTTGAGGGCGGCATTGACTCAGCTGTTGCTTTATTATACTAGGCTCTCAGATTCCATAAAGAGGATTGTTGGTGGGTCTGCACTTAACAAGGATCTAGTGTCGATATCTTCAATCATGTATGAAATTAGGAAATACTCAAGGACTTTCTAA
- the LOC117631921 gene encoding vacuolar protein sorting-associated protein 52 A isoform X4: protein MAHVATNKEGHSYDENNDAQKMVFDLGAFVGDLTVEEDASSDDISLEGLQQELEECKNDDVVANILSKGTKLREYTKGVENNIRQVELDSIQDYIKESDNLVSLHDQIRDCDSILSQMETLLSGFQAEIGSISSDIKILQEKSMDMGLKLKNRKMTESKLAKFVEDIIVPPKMVDIIVDGEVNDEYMRTLEILSKKLKFVEVDLMVKTSKALKDVQPELEKLRQKAVSKVFDFIVQKLYALRKPKTNIQILQQNVLLKYKYVVSFLKEHGKEVYIEVRGAYIDTMNKVLSAHFRAYIQALEKLQLDIATSSDLIGVETRNTSLFSRGREPLKNRSAVFALGERRKILKEIEEPALIPHIAEASSMKYPYEVLFRSLHKLLMDTATSEYHFCDDFFGEESIFYDIFAGPFSVIDEHFNSILPNCYDAIGVMLMIRIIHQHQLIMSRRRIPCLDSYLDKEELLLEHFSDLIKFVKTRASEDPSASSEKPITVAEVEPLVKDFGSRWKAAIELMHKDVITSFSNFLCGMEILRAALTQLLLYYTRLSDSIKRIVGGSALNKDLVSISSIMYEIRKYSRTF, encoded by the exons ATGGCTCATGTTGCAACCAATAAAGAG GGTCACTCTTATGATGAGAATAATGATGCTCAGAAAATGGTTTTTGATTTGGGTGCGTTTGTTGGGGACTTGACTGTTGAGGAGGATGCAAGCAG TGATGATATATCGTTAGAAGGACTACAACAAGAACTGGAAGAATGTAAAAATGATGAT GTAGTTGCGAACATATTGTCTAAAGGTACGAAACTTCGGGAGTATACAAAGGGGGTTGAGAACAACATACGGCAAGTTGAATTGGACTCGATTCAG GATTATATTAAAGAAAGTGATAATCTAGTTTCTCTTCATGATCAAATTCGTGATTGTGACAGCATCTTGTCACAGATGGAAACTCTTCTCAGTGGATTTCAG GCAGAGATTGGTTCAATAAGTTCAGACATCAAAATTCTCCAGGAGAAGTCTATGGATATGGGTTTGAAGCTGAAGAATCGCAAG ATGACAGAGTCAAAATTGGCAAAGTTTGTTGAAGACATTATAGTCCCGCCAAAGATGGTAGACATAATTGTCGATGGCGAG GTGAATGATGAATATATGAGAACTTTAGAGATTCTTAGTAAGAAGCTCAAGTTCGTAGAAGTGGATCTTATGGTTAAAACTTCAAAAGCTCTAAAAGATGTTCAGCCCGAGCTTGAAAAACTTCGACAGAAAGCAGTTTCCAAG GTGTTTGACTTCATTGTTCAGAAGCTTTATGCGTtgagaaaaccaaaaacaaatattcaGATCCTTCAACAGAATGTTCTTTTGAAGTACAA GTATGTTGTTTCCTTCCTGAAGGAACATGGCAAGGAGGTATATATTGAGGTTCGTGGAGCATACATTGACACAATGAACAAG GTCCTAAGTGCACATTTCCGCGCTTATATTCAGGCACTTGAGAAACTACAGTTGGATATTGCAACATCTAGTGATTTAATTGGTGTTGAGACAAGAAACACTAGTCTCTTTTCAAGAGGAAGGGAACCACTGAAGAACCGGTCTGCTGTCTTTGCTCTTGGAGAGAGGAGAAAAATTTTAAAg gAAATTGAGGAACCTGCATTGATTCCACATATAGCTGAAGCAAGCTCCATGAAGTATCCATACGAGGTCCTCTTCAGGAGCTTGCACAAGCTGCTTATGGATACTGCTACTTCTGA GTATCATTTCTGTGATGATTTCTTTGGTGAAGAATCCATATTTTATGACATTTTTGCGG GCCCATTTTCTGTAATTGATGAACACTTCAACTCAATACTTCCAAATTGTTATGATGCTATTGGTGTGATGCTTATGATTCGTATAATACACCAGCACCAG CTTATTATGTCTCGGCGGCGTATTCCATGCTTGGATTCATACTTGGACAAG GAAGAACTACTACTAGAGCACTTTAGTGATTTAATCAAGTTTGTTAAAACCCGAGCCT CGGAGGATCCAAGTGCTAGTTCTGAGAAGCCTATAACTGTTGCGGAGGTTGAGCCGCTTGTGAAGGACTTTGGAAGTAGATGGAAAGCTGCAATCGAACTGATGCACAAAGATGTCATAACTTCTTTCAGCAACTTCTTGTGTGGTATGGAGATCTTGAGGGCGGCATTGACTCAGCTGTTGCTTTATTATACTAGGCTCTCAGATTCCATAAAGAGGATTGTTGGTGGGTCTGCACTTAACAAGGATCTAGTGTCGATATCTTCAATCATGTATGAAATTAGGAAATACTCAAGGACTTTCTAA
- the LOC117631921 gene encoding vacuolar protein sorting-associated protein 52 A isoform X3 → MAHVATNKEGHSYDENNDAQKMVFDLGAFVGDLTVEEDASSDDISLEGLQQELEECKNDDVVANILSKGTKLREYTKGVENNIRQVELDSIQDYIKESDNLVSLHDQIRDCDSILSQMETLLSGFQAEIGSISSDIKILQEKSMDMGLKLKNRKMTESKLAKFVEDIIVPPKMVDIIVDGEVNDEYMRTLEILSKKLKFVEVDLMVKTSKALKDVQPELEKLRQKAVSKVFDFIVQKLYALRKPKTNIQILQQNVLLKYKYVVSFLKEHGKEVYIEVRGAYIDTMNKVLSAHFRAYIQALEKLQLDIATSSDLIGVETRNTSLFSRGREPLKNRSAVFALGERRKILKLIMSRRRIPCLDSYLDKVNIALWPRFKMVFDLHLNSLRTANVKTLWEDDVHPHYVMRRYAEFTASLIHLNVEYGDGQLELNLERLRMAIDDLLIKLAKSFPRPKLQTVFLINNYDMTIAVLKEADPEGGKIQMHFEELLKSNTALFVEELLLEHFSDLIKFVKTRASEDPSASSEKPITVAEVEPLVKDFGSRWKAAIELMHKDVITSFSNFLCGMEILRAALTQLLLYYTRLSDSIKRIVGGSALNKDLVSISSIMYEIRKYSRTF, encoded by the exons ATGGCTCATGTTGCAACCAATAAAGAG GGTCACTCTTATGATGAGAATAATGATGCTCAGAAAATGGTTTTTGATTTGGGTGCGTTTGTTGGGGACTTGACTGTTGAGGAGGATGCAAGCAG TGATGATATATCGTTAGAAGGACTACAACAAGAACTGGAAGAATGTAAAAATGATGAT GTAGTTGCGAACATATTGTCTAAAGGTACGAAACTTCGGGAGTATACAAAGGGGGTTGAGAACAACATACGGCAAGTTGAATTGGACTCGATTCAG GATTATATTAAAGAAAGTGATAATCTAGTTTCTCTTCATGATCAAATTCGTGATTGTGACAGCATCTTGTCACAGATGGAAACTCTTCTCAGTGGATTTCAG GCAGAGATTGGTTCAATAAGTTCAGACATCAAAATTCTCCAGGAGAAGTCTATGGATATGGGTTTGAAGCTGAAGAATCGCAAG ATGACAGAGTCAAAATTGGCAAAGTTTGTTGAAGACATTATAGTCCCGCCAAAGATGGTAGACATAATTGTCGATGGCGAG GTGAATGATGAATATATGAGAACTTTAGAGATTCTTAGTAAGAAGCTCAAGTTCGTAGAAGTGGATCTTATGGTTAAAACTTCAAAAGCTCTAAAAGATGTTCAGCCCGAGCTTGAAAAACTTCGACAGAAAGCAGTTTCCAAG GTGTTTGACTTCATTGTTCAGAAGCTTTATGCGTtgagaaaaccaaaaacaaatattcaGATCCTTCAACAGAATGTTCTTTTGAAGTACAA GTATGTTGTTTCCTTCCTGAAGGAACATGGCAAGGAGGTATATATTGAGGTTCGTGGAGCATACATTGACACAATGAACAAG GTCCTAAGTGCACATTTCCGCGCTTATATTCAGGCACTTGAGAAACTACAGTTGGATATTGCAACATCTAGTGATTTAATTGGTGTTGAGACAAGAAACACTAGTCTCTTTTCAAGAGGAAGGGAACCACTGAAGAACCGGTCTGCTGTCTTTGCTCTTGGAGAGAGGAGAAAAATTTTAAAg CTTATTATGTCTCGGCGGCGTATTCCATGCTTGGATTCATACTTGGACAAG GTCAATATCGCTCTATGGCCTCGTTTTAAGATGGTGTTTGACCTGCATTTAAACAGCTTGCGTACTGCAAATGTAAAGACATTGTGGGAAGATGATGTTCATCCTCACTATGTCATGAGGCGTTATGCTGAATTCACAGCTTCACTTATCCACCTGAATGTGGAATATGGAGATGGGCAG CTTGAATTAAATTTGGAACGACTGAGAATGGCTATTGACGACTTGCTTATCAAGCTTGCTAAATCATTTCCAAGGCCAAAGCTACAAACCGTGTTTCTGATAAACAACTATGATATGACAATTGCTGTATTAAAG GAGGCTGATCCAGAAGGTGGTAAAATTCAAATGCACTTTGAGGAACTTCTCAAAAGCAACACAGCATTATTTGTT GAAGAACTACTACTAGAGCACTTTAGTGATTTAATCAAGTTTGTTAAAACCCGAGCCT CGGAGGATCCAAGTGCTAGTTCTGAGAAGCCTATAACTGTTGCGGAGGTTGAGCCGCTTGTGAAGGACTTTGGAAGTAGATGGAAAGCTGCAATCGAACTGATGCACAAAGATGTCATAACTTCTTTCAGCAACTTCTTGTGTGGTATGGAGATCTTGAGGGCGGCATTGACTCAGCTGTTGCTTTATTATACTAGGCTCTCAGATTCCATAAAGAGGATTGTTGGTGGGTCTGCACTTAACAAGGATCTAGTGTCGATATCTTCAATCATGTATGAAATTAGGAAATACTCAAGGACTTTCTAA